The proteins below come from a single Eucalyptus grandis isolate ANBG69807.140 chromosome 3, ASM1654582v1, whole genome shotgun sequence genomic window:
- the LOC104437308 gene encoding probable cation transporter HKT7 isoform X2, translating into MSSMKKLIHSCHYAGSQFCNWVRPRAARLLRLCRDSISWLSRFLLFHVHPFWIQLGYYLAVSLAGYLVLKATARDGSELRHRDLDLFFTSVSATTASSMSTVEMEELSRAQLLVMIVLMLLSGEVFTSLLELQLLRLKLLKQSRLDEQADRRSGFVDCIELGIPSSAQKVDSNQHNEAKAVSVRNPNMSNKLKYDAATCLSQVVLGYILVFHVLGSGLITLYVYLDRDAKQVLERKGLRGDLFSLFTMVSTFASCGFVPLNEGMVAFRKSPGLLLILIPQVLAGNTLYAPCLHAALWALEKASAKRKELGDALRNGRDVGYFHLLGSVRCRYICLTALLFVTVQLVLFCGLEWRSGIMSGLTPYQKLVCSLFQVVNSRYAGESAFDLSMVSPAVLVLFLVMMWKVLSRDKKENQLMVPPALHVVRAGEVPSEGRSGTPDRKRRPSSEQHSWRVLHALSNLLPGHLRRRRLYHRAAGHGRRPPQLQRAEHRRRSDKRVRERGIHDRLQLRAAAQGGGLLQRRDVWFCREVEQDREADHRCGYVLW; encoded by the exons ATGTCCAGCATGAAGAAGCTGATCCATTCCTGCCATTACGCTGGCTCTCAGTTCTGCAACTGGGTAAGACCCAGAGCGGCTCGTCTTCTCCGGCTATGCCGAGATTCGATCTCGTGGCTCTCTCGGTTCTTGCTGTTCCACGTCCACCCTTTCTGGATTCAGCTCGGCTACTACCTTGCCGTCTCTCTGGCGGGCTATCTCGTTCTGAAGGCAACCGCACGGGATGGCTCTGAGCTGAGGCACCGGGACTTGGACCTCTTCTTCACCTCGGTGTCGGCGACGACCGCTTCGAGCATGTCCACAGTGGAAATGGAGGAGCTCTCGAGGGCGCAGCTCCTGGTCATGATTGTCTTGATGTTGCTCAGCGGTGAGGTGTTCACTTCACTGCTCGAACTCCAACTGTTGAGATTGAAGCTACTCAAGCAATCCAGGCTCGATGAGCAAGCCGACCGTCGAAGCGGTTTCGTCGACTGCATCGAGTTGGGCATCCCAAGTTCCGCCCAGAAAGTCGACTCGAACCAGCACAACGAAGCGAAAGCCGTATCAGTTCGCAACCCCAATATGTCCAACAAGCTGAAGTACGACGCGGCGACATGCCTGAGCCAGGTCGTTCTCGGCTATATACTCGTCTTCCACGTGCTCGGGTCGGGCCTTATCACGCTGTACGTGTATCTGGATCGAGACGCGAAGCAAGTGCTCGAGCGGAAGGGGCTGCGAGGGGACTTGTTCAGCCTGTTCACGATGGTGTCCACGTTCGCCAGCTGCGGGTTCGTGCCCCTCAACGAGGGCATGGTGGCCTTCCGGAAGAGCCCGGGCCTCCTGCTGATCCTGATCCCCCAAGTGCTCGCGGGGAACACGCTGTACGCGCCGTGCCTGCACGCGGCGCTCTGGGCCCTCGAGAAGGCGTCGGCGAAGAGAAAGGAGCTCGGCGACGCGCTGAGGAACGGCAGGGACGTGGGGTACTTCCACTTGCTCGGGAGCGTCCGGTGTCGCTACATATGCCTCACCGCGCTCCTGTTCGTGACGGTACAGCTGGTGCTGTTCTGCGGGCTGGAGTGGAGGTCGGGGATCATGAGCGGGCTGACCCCATACCAGAAGCTGGTGTGCTCTCTGTTCCAGGTGGTGAATTCCAGGTATGCCGGGGAGAGCGCGTTCGACCTCTCCATGGTCTCCCCTGCGGTCCTGGTCCTCTTCCTCGTGATGat GTGGAAAGTACTCTCgcgagacaaaaaagaaaatcaacttatg GTACCTCCCGCCCTACACGTCGTTCGCGCCGGAGAAGTACCATCAGAAGGTCGTTCTGGGACGCCCGACCGGAAACGCCGCCCATCATCAGAGCAGCACTCTTGGAGGGTACTTCACGCTCTCTCAAATCTCTTACCTGGTCATCTGCGTCGTCGGCGTCTGTATCACCGAGCGGCGGGCCATGGTCGACGACCCCCTCAACTTCAGCGCGCTGAACATCGCCGTCGAAGTGATAAG CGCGTACGGGAACGTGGGATTCACGACCGGCTACAGCTGCGAGCGGCGGCCCAAGGCGGAGGGTTACTGCAAAGACGCGACGTATGGTTTTGTAGGGAGGTGGAGCAAGACCGGGAAGCTGATCATCGTTGCGGTTATGTTCTTTGGTAA
- the LOC104437308 gene encoding probable cation transporter HKT7 isoform X1 → MSSMKKLIHSCHYAGSQFCNWVRPRAARLLRLCRDSISWLSRFLLFHVHPFWIQLGYYLAVSLAGYLVLKATARDGSELRHRDLDLFFTSVSATTASSMSTVEMEELSRAQLLVMIVLMLLSGEVFTSLLELQLLRLKLLKQSRLDEQADRRSGFVDCIELGIPSSAQKVDSNQHNEAKAVSVRNPNMSNKLKYDAATCLSQVVLGYILVFHVLGSGLITLYVYLDRDAKQVLERKGLRGDLFSLFTMVSTFASCGFVPLNEGMVAFRKSPGLLLILIPQVLAGNTLYAPCLHAALWALEKASAKRKELGDALRNGRDVGYFHLLGSVRCRYICLTALLFVTVQLVLFCGLEWRSGIMSGLTPYQKLVCSLFQVVNSRYAGESAFDLSMVSPAVLVLFLVMMYLPPYTSFAPEKYHQKVVLGRPTGNAAHHQSSTLGGYFTLSQISYLVICVVGVCITERRAMVDDPLNFSALNIAVEVISAYGNVGFTTGYSCERRPKAEGYCKDATYGFVGRWSKTGKLIIVAVMFFGKLSKFSKRGGQAWDLS, encoded by the exons ATGTCCAGCATGAAGAAGCTGATCCATTCCTGCCATTACGCTGGCTCTCAGTTCTGCAACTGGGTAAGACCCAGAGCGGCTCGTCTTCTCCGGCTATGCCGAGATTCGATCTCGTGGCTCTCTCGGTTCTTGCTGTTCCACGTCCACCCTTTCTGGATTCAGCTCGGCTACTACCTTGCCGTCTCTCTGGCGGGCTATCTCGTTCTGAAGGCAACCGCACGGGATGGCTCTGAGCTGAGGCACCGGGACTTGGACCTCTTCTTCACCTCGGTGTCGGCGACGACCGCTTCGAGCATGTCCACAGTGGAAATGGAGGAGCTCTCGAGGGCGCAGCTCCTGGTCATGATTGTCTTGATGTTGCTCAGCGGTGAGGTGTTCACTTCACTGCTCGAACTCCAACTGTTGAGATTGAAGCTACTCAAGCAATCCAGGCTCGATGAGCAAGCCGACCGTCGAAGCGGTTTCGTCGACTGCATCGAGTTGGGCATCCCAAGTTCCGCCCAGAAAGTCGACTCGAACCAGCACAACGAAGCGAAAGCCGTATCAGTTCGCAACCCCAATATGTCCAACAAGCTGAAGTACGACGCGGCGACATGCCTGAGCCAGGTCGTTCTCGGCTATATACTCGTCTTCCACGTGCTCGGGTCGGGCCTTATCACGCTGTACGTGTATCTGGATCGAGACGCGAAGCAAGTGCTCGAGCGGAAGGGGCTGCGAGGGGACTTGTTCAGCCTGTTCACGATGGTGTCCACGTTCGCCAGCTGCGGGTTCGTGCCCCTCAACGAGGGCATGGTGGCCTTCCGGAAGAGCCCGGGCCTCCTGCTGATCCTGATCCCCCAAGTGCTCGCGGGGAACACGCTGTACGCGCCGTGCCTGCACGCGGCGCTCTGGGCCCTCGAGAAGGCGTCGGCGAAGAGAAAGGAGCTCGGCGACGCGCTGAGGAACGGCAGGGACGTGGGGTACTTCCACTTGCTCGGGAGCGTCCGGTGTCGCTACATATGCCTCACCGCGCTCCTGTTCGTGACGGTACAGCTGGTGCTGTTCTGCGGGCTGGAGTGGAGGTCGGGGATCATGAGCGGGCTGACCCCATACCAGAAGCTGGTGTGCTCTCTGTTCCAGGTGGTGAATTCCAGGTATGCCGGGGAGAGCGCGTTCGACCTCTCCATGGTCTCCCCTGCGGTCCTGGTCCTCTTCCTCGTGATGat GTACCTCCCGCCCTACACGTCGTTCGCGCCGGAGAAGTACCATCAGAAGGTCGTTCTGGGACGCCCGACCGGAAACGCCGCCCATCATCAGAGCAGCACTCTTGGAGGGTACTTCACGCTCTCTCAAATCTCTTACCTGGTCATCTGCGTCGTCGGCGTCTGTATCACCGAGCGGCGGGCCATGGTCGACGACCCCCTCAACTTCAGCGCGCTGAACATCGCCGTCGAAGTGATAAG CGCGTACGGGAACGTGGGATTCACGACCGGCTACAGCTGCGAGCGGCGGCCCAAGGCGGAGGGTTACTGCAAAGACGCGACGTATGGTTTTGTAGGGAGGTGGAGCAAGACCGGGAAGCTGATCATCGTTGCGGTTATGTTCTTTGGTAAGCTGAGCAAGTTCAGTAAGCGAGGAGGCCAAGCCTGGGACCTCTCTTGA